In the Streptomyces sp. cg36 genome, one interval contains:
- a CDS encoding ABC transporter permease, translating to MSFPAVLHAEWIKVRSLRSLVGSLITVFLATAGLTVLACATLGRPEPGSTDFDPVLFSYYGLNFGQMAALTFGATAMAAEYRNGAIRISLGAVPDRGLFYRAKLSVIGGLTLAVGLVTSLTSFLSGQALMDKGFGIGIRDPGALAAVVGCSVYLALLSLLAAGLAALLRSVTGAMSVLVPLFLIVPFVVRDVSKGGGAADFMPDRSGRQILLLHPDGPLGAWSGMAVLAAWTGLAVMAGWWALRRRDA from the coding sequence GTGTCGTTCCCCGCAGTTCTCCACGCCGAGTGGATCAAGGTCCGCTCGCTCCGTTCCCTCGTCGGCTCGCTGATAACCGTCTTCCTGGCCACGGCGGGACTGACCGTGCTCGCCTGCGCCACGCTCGGCCGCCCGGAGCCCGGCAGTACTGACTTCGACCCGGTCCTCTTCTCGTACTACGGCTTGAACTTCGGCCAGATGGCCGCCCTCACCTTCGGGGCGACAGCGATGGCCGCCGAGTACAGGAACGGGGCCATACGGATCTCACTCGGTGCCGTGCCCGACCGGGGGCTGTTCTACCGGGCGAAGCTGTCCGTGATCGGTGGCCTCACCCTGGCCGTCGGTCTCGTGACCAGTCTGACCTCGTTCCTGTCCGGCCAGGCGCTCATGGACAAGGGGTTCGGCATAGGCATACGCGATCCGGGGGCACTCGCCGCGGTGGTCGGCTGCTCCGTCTATCTGGCCCTGCTCAGCCTGCTCGCCGCGGGCCTCGCGGCCCTGCTGCGCAGTGTCACCGGCGCCATGAGCGTGCTCGTGCCGCTGTTCCTGATCGTGCCGTTCGTGGTGAGGGACGTGTCGAAGGGCGGTGGTGCGGCGGACTTCATGCCGGACCGATCAGGCCGCCAGATCCTGCTGCTCCACCCGGACGGGCCGTTGGGCGCCTGGAGCGGTATGGCGGTGCTGGCCGCGTGGACCGGGTTGGCCGTGATGGCCGGCTGGTGGGCGCTGCGGCGCCGGGATGCCTGA
- a CDS encoding GNAT family N-acetyltransferase: MNDLRIRAADPDDLDAVLAFWKGAAEGASISDDRDGVERLVARDPEALLLAERGGELAGTVIAGFDGWRCHLYRLAVHPAHRRQGVGAALLDAAEERFIRLGGRRGDAMVLDRNESAHHAWRAAGYAPEPQWSRWVKPLV; this comes from the coding sequence ATGAACGATCTTCGGATACGGGCGGCGGACCCGGACGACCTCGACGCGGTCCTCGCCTTCTGGAAGGGCGCGGCCGAGGGCGCCAGCATCAGCGACGACCGCGACGGCGTCGAGCGGCTGGTCGCCCGCGACCCCGAGGCGCTGCTCCTCGCCGAGCGGGGCGGCGAGCTGGCGGGCACGGTGATCGCGGGGTTCGACGGCTGGCGCTGTCACCTCTACCGGCTCGCGGTCCATCCGGCCCACCGCAGACAGGGCGTCGGCGCGGCCCTCCTCGACGCGGCGGAGGAACGTTTCATACGGCTGGGCGGCCGACGTGGCGACGCCATGGTCCTGGACCGCAACGAGAGCGCGCACCACGCCTGGCGCGCCGCCGGATACGCCCCCGAGCCCCAGTGGTCCCGCTGGGTCAAACCGCTCGTCTGA
- a CDS encoding SGNH/GDSL hydrolase family protein, which produces MEMNASYTSFVAVGDSFTEGMSDLLPDGSYRGWADLLAARLAARTPDFRYANLAVRGKLIGQIVEEQVGPAAAMRADVVTLVGGLNDALRPKYDMDRVRALLTEAVEKLAPSCGQLVLMRSPGRNGPVMERFRPRMEELFAHIEDLAARHGALVVDLYGSAALGDPRMWDVDRLHLTAEGHRRVAEAVWQTLGLPPEDDWLAPLPFSPRPRWATRRVADARFAREHLAPWIGRRLTGRSSGDGRPAKRPDLLPYPTPRPTDETPQP; this is translated from the coding sequence ATGGAGATGAATGCCAGCTACACAAGCTTTGTCGCAGTCGGCGATTCCTTTACCGAGGGCATGTCCGACCTGCTGCCCGACGGCTCCTACCGCGGCTGGGCGGATCTGCTCGCGGCCCGCCTCGCCGCCCGGACGCCGGACTTCCGGTACGCCAATCTCGCCGTGCGCGGCAAGCTCATCGGCCAGATCGTCGAGGAGCAGGTCGGCCCCGCCGCCGCGATGCGCGCCGATGTGGTGACCCTGGTCGGCGGCCTCAACGACGCCCTGCGCCCCAAGTACGACATGGACCGGGTCCGCGCGCTGCTCACCGAGGCCGTCGAGAAGCTGGCCCCGTCCTGCGGGCAGCTCGTCCTGATGCGCAGCCCCGGCCGCAACGGCCCGGTGATGGAACGCTTCCGCCCGCGCATGGAAGAGCTCTTCGCCCACATCGAGGACCTCGCCGCCCGCCACGGCGCCCTGGTGGTGGACCTGTACGGGTCCGCCGCGCTCGGCGATCCCCGGATGTGGGACGTGGACCGGCTGCACCTCACCGCCGAGGGGCATCGCCGGGTGGCGGAGGCGGTCTGGCAGACCCTCGGCCTGCCGCCCGAGGACGACTGGCTCGCCCCGCTGCCGTTCTCCCCGCGCCCGCGCTGGGCCACCCGCCGCGTGGCCGACGCCCGGTTCGCCCGCGAGCATCTGGCCCCCTGGATCGGCCGCCGTCTCACCGGCCGCTCCTCCGGCGACGGCCGCCCGGCAAAGCGCCCTGACCTCCTCCCGTACCCGACGCCCCGACCGACGGACGAGACACCACAGCCCTGA
- the mug gene encoding G/U mismatch-specific DNA glycosylase produces MTPEELQAARDSVIPDVAAGGLSVLFCGINPSLMSGATGHHFARPGNRFWPVLHLSGFTPRLLKPWEQSELLTYGLGITNVVARATARADELSAEEFREGGALLTAKVERLRPRYLAVVGVTAYRTAFDDRKAQIGPQTRTIGATRIWALPNPSGLNAHWTAQTMAQEYGRLREAAEATADQG; encoded by the coding sequence ATGACCCCCGAGGAACTCCAGGCCGCCCGCGACAGCGTCATCCCCGACGTCGCCGCGGGCGGTCTCTCGGTGCTCTTCTGCGGCATCAACCCGAGCCTGATGTCCGGCGCCACGGGCCACCACTTCGCCCGCCCCGGCAACCGCTTCTGGCCCGTCCTCCACCTCTCGGGCTTCACCCCGCGCCTCCTCAAACCGTGGGAACAGAGCGAGTTGCTGACCTACGGCCTCGGCATCACCAACGTCGTCGCCCGAGCCACCGCCCGCGCCGACGAACTGAGCGCCGAGGAGTTCCGCGAAGGCGGCGCCCTGCTGACCGCCAAGGTCGAACGGCTCCGTCCCCGCTACCTCGCCGTCGTCGGCGTCACGGCCTACCGCACCGCCTTCGACGACCGCAAGGCTCAGATAGGCCCGCAGACCCGCACCATCGGTGCCACCCGTATCTGGGCCCTCCCCAACCCCAGCGGCCTCAACGCCCACTGGACCGCCCAGACCATGGCCCAGGAGTACGGCAGGCTCCGCGAAGCAGCGGAAGCAACGGCGGACCAGGGCTGA
- a CDS encoding holin, with protein sequence MFTKAFWKATAERAIRTFAQSLAAVLAAGATSLLDVDWKAALATAGMATLLSVLMAIGSSGLGRPGPGLTETTAPEGAPAKPATVPAPASAPAAGTGSPADPAV encoded by the coding sequence ATGTTCACCAAAGCCTTCTGGAAGGCCACTGCCGAGCGAGCCATCCGGACGTTCGCCCAGTCACTGGCCGCGGTGCTGGCGGCCGGGGCGACCAGTCTGCTGGACGTGGACTGGAAGGCGGCGCTGGCGACGGCGGGCATGGCGACGTTGCTCTCCGTGCTGATGGCGATCGGGTCGTCCGGCCTGGGGCGGCCGGGCCCGGGTCTCACCGAGACCACGGCCCCGGAGGGTGCTCCCGCCAAGCCGGCCACGGTTCCGGCGCCCGCGTCGGCCCCGGCGGCGGGAACCGGAAGCCCCGCCGACCCGGCCGTCTGA
- a CDS encoding hemolysin family protein: MTVIQLLIGLATLVVNAFFVGAEFALISVRRSQIEPLAEQGNRRARSVIWGLEHVSALMAAAQLGITLCTLVLGVVAEPAIEHLLEPLFHLVGVPDGAARPVSFFIALALATYLHMLLGEMVPKNIALAEPARTALLLGPPLVTLARALRPVIFTINAFANTLLRLLRVETKDEVAATFSDDELARMVRDAGDAGLLDDRAAERLHDALELGRRPVQDVVVPLEKVVQTPVGTTPEQLERLASLSGFSRFPVVDSGARILGYLHVKDALDAAPRDVAFPVTALRPIARVRASTPLDDVLTAMRRSRTHLAAVLGEDGRLAGLVTMEDVLRELVGRPDTAA; encoded by the coding sequence ATGACCGTCATCCAGTTGCTGATCGGCCTGGCGACGCTGGTCGTCAACGCCTTCTTCGTGGGCGCCGAGTTCGCGCTGATCTCGGTGCGCCGCAGCCAGATCGAACCCCTCGCCGAACAGGGCAACCGCCGCGCGCGCAGCGTCATCTGGGGCCTGGAGCACGTATCGGCCCTGATGGCGGCGGCCCAGCTGGGCATCACGCTGTGCACCCTGGTGCTCGGTGTGGTCGCCGAGCCCGCCATCGAGCACCTGCTGGAGCCGCTGTTCCACCTGGTCGGCGTCCCGGACGGCGCCGCCCGCCCGGTCTCCTTCTTCATCGCGCTGGCCCTGGCCACGTATCTGCACATGCTGCTCGGCGAAATGGTGCCGAAGAACATCGCCCTGGCCGAACCGGCCAGGACCGCGCTGCTGCTCGGCCCGCCGCTGGTCACGCTGGCCCGGGCGCTGCGCCCGGTGATCTTCACGATCAACGCCTTCGCCAACACGCTGCTCAGGCTGCTGCGGGTGGAGACGAAGGACGAGGTGGCGGCCACGTTCTCGGACGACGAGCTGGCCCGCATGGTGCGGGACGCCGGGGACGCCGGCCTGCTCGACGACCGTGCGGCCGAGCGGCTGCACGACGCCCTGGAGCTGGGCCGACGCCCGGTCCAGGACGTGGTCGTACCGCTGGAGAAGGTCGTCCAGACACCGGTCGGCACCACCCCGGAGCAGTTGGAGCGGCTGGCCTCGCTGTCCGGCTTCTCCCGCTTCCCGGTGGTGGACTCGGGCGCCCGCATCCTGGGCTATCTGCACGTCAAGGACGCGCTCGACGCGGCGCCGCGCGATGTCGCCTTCCCGGTGACGGCCCTGCGGCCGATCGCCCGCGTACGGGCGTCGACGCCACTGGACGACGTCCTGACCGCCATGCGCCGCAGCCGTACGCACCTGGCGGCCGTACTCGGCGAGGACGGCCGGCTGGCCGGCCTCGTCACCATGGAGGACGTCCTGCGCGAACTGGTCGGCAGACCGGACACGGCGGCGTAG
- a CDS encoding ABC transporter ATP-binding protein has translation MTSIDVQDLTKEYGTTRAVDRLTFGVRPGQVTGFLGPNGAGKSTTMRLVLGLDRPTSGTATIGGRPYAGYAEPLRHVGALLDAQAAHGSRTARNHLRALAASNRIPARRVDEVLEEVGIASVSGRRVKTFSLGMRQRLGIAAALLGDPSVLILDEPSNGLDPEGIIWIRELMRGLARQGRAVLVSSHLMNETASFADHLVVLGRGRLLADTPMREFIDSRIQPRVRLRTTEGRRLHAVLTSRGFAPVQDDDGRWTVEGAQVEDVGPIAAAEGIPILELATEKATLEQAYLDLTADEAQFASAPTDRTDHHTHTHTRSVRATPDQEV, from the coding sequence ATGACCAGCATCGACGTCCAAGACCTCACCAAGGAGTACGGAACCACCCGCGCCGTCGACCGCCTGACATTCGGCGTGCGGCCCGGCCAGGTCACCGGCTTCCTCGGCCCCAACGGCGCCGGCAAGTCCACGACCATGCGCCTGGTGCTCGGCCTGGACCGCCCGACATCGGGCACCGCCACGATCGGCGGTCGCCCGTACGCGGGGTATGCGGAGCCGCTGCGCCACGTCGGCGCGCTCCTGGACGCCCAGGCCGCGCACGGCTCGCGCACAGCGCGGAACCATCTGCGGGCGCTGGCCGCCAGCAACCGAATACCGGCACGTCGCGTCGATGAGGTGTTGGAAGAGGTGGGCATCGCCAGTGTCTCGGGGCGTCGCGTCAAGACCTTCTCCCTCGGTATGCGCCAGCGGCTCGGAATCGCCGCGGCGCTGCTCGGTGACCCTTCGGTGCTGATCCTTGACGAGCCCTCCAACGGCCTGGATCCGGAAGGGATCATCTGGATCCGGGAGTTGATGCGAGGTCTGGCACGGCAGGGCCGGGCGGTCCTGGTCTCCAGCCATCTGATGAACGAGACCGCCTCGTTCGCGGATCACCTGGTCGTCCTCGGCCGTGGCCGGCTGCTCGCCGACACCCCCATGCGGGAATTCATCGACTCGCGCATCCAGCCACGGGTGCGCCTGCGGACCACCGAAGGCCGCCGTCTGCACGCCGTCCTCACCTCCCGGGGCTTCGCACCGGTCCAGGACGACGACGGCCGCTGGACCGTCGAGGGCGCACAGGTCGAGGACGTGGGCCCGATCGCCGCGGCGGAAGGCATCCCGATCCTCGAACTGGCGACGGAGAAGGCGACGCTGGAGCAGGCGTACCTCGACCTGACCGCGGACGAGGCGCAGTTCGCGTCCGCACCCACTGACCGAACCGACCACCACACCCACACCCACACCCGTTCCGTTCGTGCGACGCCCGACCAGGAGGTATGA
- the purB gene encoding adenylosuccinate lyase, with translation MTAVSAKPRIPNVLAGRYASTELAVLWSPEQKVKLERQLWLAVLRAQKDLGIEVPDAALADYERVLDQVDLASIAEREKVTRHDVKARIEEFNALAGHEQVHKGMTSRDLTENVEQLQIRLSLELMRDRTVAVLARLGKLSAEYAELVMAGRSHNVAAQATTLGKRFATAADELLVAYGRLEDLLGRYPLRGIKGPVGTAQDMLDLLGGDAAKLAELEQRIAGHLGFAHAFTSVGQVYPRSLDYDVVTALVQLAAAPSSVAKTIRLMAGHELVTEGFKPGQVGSSAMPHKMNTRSCERVNGLMVILRGYASMTGELAGDQWNEGDVSCSVVRRVALPDAFFAFDGLLETFLTVLDEFGAFPAVVARELDRYLPFLATTKVLMAAVRAGVGREAAHEVIKEHAVASALAMREQGAERNELLDKLAADDRMPLDRTQLDALMADKLSFTGAAGDQVGAVVSRIEEIVKQHPAAAGYTPGSIL, from the coding sequence GTGACTGCTGTGTCTGCGAAGCCTCGCATCCCCAATGTCCTGGCCGGCCGCTACGCCTCCACCGAGCTGGCCGTCCTCTGGTCCCCCGAGCAGAAGGTGAAGCTGGAGCGCCAGCTCTGGCTCGCGGTGCTGCGCGCGCAGAAGGACCTCGGGATCGAGGTACCGGACGCCGCCCTCGCCGACTACGAGCGCGTCCTCGACCAAGTCGACCTCGCCTCCATCGCCGAGCGCGAAAAGGTCACCCGCCACGACGTGAAGGCCCGCATCGAGGAGTTCAACGCCCTCGCCGGGCACGAGCAGGTCCACAAGGGCATGACCTCCCGCGACCTGACCGAGAACGTCGAGCAGCTCCAGATCCGGCTCTCGCTGGAGCTGATGCGCGACCGCACCGTCGCCGTCTTGGCCCGCCTCGGCAAGCTCTCCGCCGAATACGCGGAGCTGGTCATGGCCGGCCGCTCGCACAACGTCGCCGCCCAGGCCACCACCCTCGGCAAGCGCTTCGCCACGGCCGCCGACGAGCTGCTGGTGGCCTACGGCCGCCTCGAAGACCTCCTCGGCCGCTACCCGCTGCGCGGCATCAAGGGCCCGGTCGGCACCGCCCAGGACATGCTCGACCTGCTGGGTGGCGACGCCGCCAAGCTCGCCGAGCTCGAACAGCGCATCGCCGGTCACCTCGGCTTCGCCCACGCCTTCACCTCCGTCGGCCAGGTCTACCCCCGCTCGCTCGACTACGACGTCGTGACCGCCCTGGTGCAGCTCGCCGCCGCGCCCTCCTCGGTCGCCAAGACGATCCGCCTCATGGCCGGCCACGAGCTGGTCACCGAGGGCTTCAAGCCCGGCCAGGTCGGCTCGTCCGCGATGCCGCACAAGATGAACACCCGCTCGTGCGAGCGCGTGAACGGCCTCATGGTCATCCTGCGCGGCTACGCCTCGATGACCGGCGAGCTCGCCGGTGACCAGTGGAACGAGGGCGACGTCTCCTGCTCGGTGGTACGCCGGGTCGCCCTGCCCGACGCGTTCTTCGCGTTCGACGGCCTGCTGGAGACCTTCCTCACCGTGCTCGACGAGTTCGGCGCCTTCCCCGCCGTCGTGGCCCGCGAGCTGGACCGCTACCTGCCGTTCCTCGCCACCACCAAGGTGCTGATGGCGGCCGTGCGCGCCGGGGTCGGCCGCGAGGCCGCCCACGAGGTCATCAAGGAGCACGCCGTCGCCTCCGCGCTCGCCATGCGCGAGCAGGGTGCCGAGCGCAACGAGCTCCTCGACAAGCTGGCCGCCGATGACCGCATGCCGCTCGACCGCACCCAGCTCGACGCCCTCATGGCCGACAAGCTGTCCTTCACCGGCGCGGCGGGCGACCAGGTCGGCGCCGTCGTCTCCCGTATCGAGGAGATCGTCAAGCAGCACCCGGCCGCCGCCGGCTACACGCCCGGGTCGATCCTCTGA
- a CDS encoding ABC transporter permease produces MLKATLRSFLAHKGRLLLSALAVVLSVAFVAGSLIFSDTVARTFDRLFASTSADLTVEPPKGLDERVPSGVTRTVPASLASRIASVDGVAATHIDAAVRNIAVVDRANKTVGPTSGAPTIATNWYVTERSPLKLTSGHAPHGPGEALIDKDTADEKHVRLGDPLTVLAQPGSFRVQVVGIAAFTTTNPGAALVFLDTPTAQTRLLGSADAATTISVDAARGVSDETLKQRVAAALDGSYELKTSAEQAKSAADELGGFLDVTKYVMLGFAGVATLVGIFLIVNTFSMLIAQRTRELGLLRALGADRRQVRRSVLLEALLLGLVGSTLGLAAGIGLAAGLMALMGVFGMRLDATEMVVAWGTPVAAYAVGVGVTFVSAYLPARRAARVSPMAALADAEVSGVGRPLRIRAVVGTVLTVAGAAALTGCVTATRTATASSLLGLGVLLTLAATVVAGPILVRPVIRVLGAAFPRLYGPVGRLSQRNALRNPRRTGATASALMVGIALVAGLSVASASMTKSFDQQIDKTLGADFVVQNSNFQPFPREITDRVRAVKGTETVVRQRFAAVRLALPDGKRPETTVSGYDPQLDDVAHLTYKAGGSAEALAPGNLAMDRTYAHDHRVRLGDSLPVTFGTGRQARLRVAALTDMDQSGGFGIEGGIFMGLATVERYMPGGQDAAVYVDAGGGTGPDQLRAALKKALDAYPQVQVRDQADYKKLIRDQIAVMLYLVYALLGLAVVIAVLGVVNTLALSVVERTREIGLLRAVGLSRVQLRRMIRLESVVIAVFGALLGLVLGMVWGVGIQQVLALQGLKAFAVPWSTVIAVAVGAVAVGLLAALLPALRASRMNVLTAIAHE; encoded by the coding sequence GTGCTGAAGGCGACGTTGCGCAGCTTCCTCGCCCACAAGGGCCGGCTGCTGCTGTCCGCGCTCGCGGTGGTCCTCTCGGTGGCGTTCGTCGCCGGTTCGCTGATCTTCTCGGACACGGTGGCCCGTACGTTCGACCGGCTCTTCGCCTCGACGTCGGCGGATCTGACGGTCGAGCCGCCCAAGGGCCTCGACGAGCGGGTGCCCTCGGGCGTGACGCGTACGGTTCCGGCGTCGCTCGCCTCGCGCATCGCCTCCGTCGACGGGGTGGCCGCCACCCACATCGACGCGGCCGTGCGGAACATCGCGGTCGTCGACCGCGCCAACAAGACGGTCGGGCCGACCAGCGGCGCGCCGACGATCGCCACCAACTGGTACGTCACCGAGCGCAGTCCGCTGAAGCTGACGAGCGGCCACGCCCCGCACGGTCCGGGCGAGGCCCTGATCGACAAGGACACCGCCGACGAGAAGCACGTCCGCCTGGGCGACCCGCTGACCGTGCTGGCGCAGCCCGGCTCCTTCCGGGTCCAGGTGGTCGGCATCGCCGCCTTCACCACCACCAACCCCGGTGCGGCGCTGGTGTTCCTGGACACGCCGACCGCGCAGACCCGGCTGCTGGGCAGCGCGGACGCGGCCACCACGATCTCGGTGGACGCGGCGCGCGGGGTGTCCGACGAGACGCTGAAGCAGCGCGTGGCGGCGGCGCTCGACGGCTCGTACGAGCTGAAGACCTCCGCCGAGCAGGCCAAGTCCGCCGCCGACGAGCTCGGCGGGTTCCTCGACGTGACCAAGTACGTGATGCTCGGATTCGCCGGGGTGGCGACGCTCGTCGGGATCTTCCTCATCGTCAACACCTTCTCGATGCTGATCGCCCAACGCACCCGGGAGCTCGGCCTGTTGCGGGCGCTGGGCGCCGACCGGCGGCAGGTGCGGCGCTCGGTCCTGCTCGAAGCGCTCCTGCTCGGCCTGGTCGGCTCCACGCTGGGGCTGGCGGCGGGCATCGGCCTGGCGGCCGGGCTGATGGCGCTGATGGGCGTGTTCGGGATGCGGCTGGACGCCACCGAGATGGTGGTCGCGTGGGGCACGCCGGTGGCGGCGTACGCCGTGGGCGTGGGCGTGACCTTCGTCTCCGCCTATCTGCCCGCGCGCCGGGCGGCCCGGGTGTCCCCGATGGCCGCGCTCGCGGACGCCGAAGTGAGCGGAGTGGGGCGGCCGTTGCGGATCCGCGCGGTCGTCGGCACGGTGCTGACGGTGGCCGGGGCGGCGGCGCTCACCGGCTGTGTGACCGCGACGAGGACGGCAACCGCGTCGTCCCTGCTCGGGCTGGGCGTGCTGCTGACACTGGCCGCGACGGTGGTGGCGGGTCCGATCCTGGTGCGCCCGGTGATCCGGGTGCTCGGCGCGGCCTTCCCCCGGCTGTACGGTCCGGTGGGCAGGCTGAGCCAGCGCAACGCGCTGCGCAACCCGCGCCGCACCGGCGCCACCGCGTCCGCCCTGATGGTCGGGATCGCCCTGGTCGCGGGGCTCTCGGTGGCCAGCGCCTCCATGACCAAGTCGTTCGACCAGCAGATCGACAAGACGCTGGGCGCCGACTTCGTCGTGCAGAACAGCAACTTCCAGCCGTTCCCGCGGGAGATCACCGACCGGGTGCGCGCGGTGAAGGGCACCGAGACCGTGGTGCGCCAGCGGTTCGCGGCCGTCCGCCTGGCCCTGCCCGACGGCAAACGGCCCGAGACCACGGTGTCCGGATACGATCCCCAGCTCGACGACGTCGCCCACCTCACGTACAAGGCGGGCGGTTCGGCGGAGGCGCTGGCCCCCGGCAATCTGGCGATGGACCGCACCTACGCGCACGATCACCGGGTGCGCCTCGGCGACTCGCTGCCGGTCACTTTCGGGACCGGACGCCAGGCCCGGCTGCGGGTGGCTGCGCTGACCGACATGGACCAGTCGGGCGGTTTCGGCATCGAGGGCGGCATCTTCATGGGCCTGGCGACCGTCGAGCGGTACATGCCGGGCGGCCAGGACGCGGCCGTGTACGTCGACGCGGGCGGCGGAACCGGCCCGGACCAGCTGCGGGCCGCCCTGAAGAAGGCTCTGGACGCCTATCCGCAGGTGCAGGTGCGCGACCAGGCGGACTACAAGAAGCTGATCCGCGACCAGATCGCCGTAATGCTGTACCTGGTGTACGCGCTGCTCGGGCTCGCCGTCGTCATCGCGGTGCTCGGCGTGGTGAACACGCTGGCCCTGTCGGTGGTGGAGCGCACCCGGGAGATCGGGCTGCTGCGGGCGGTCGGGCTGTCCCGCGTTCAACTGCGGCGCATGATCCGGCTGGAGTCGGTGGTGATCGCGGTGTTCGGCGCGCTGCTGGGGCTGGTGCTGGGCATGGTGTGGGGGGTGGGCATCCAGCAGGTGCTGGCGCTGCAGGGGCTCAAGGCGTTCGCCGTGCCGTGGTCCACGGTGATCGCGGTCGCGGTCGGAGCAGTGGCGGTGGGCCTGCTGGCGGCACTGCTGCCCGCACTGCGCGCCTCACGGATGAACGTCCTGACGGCGATCGCGCACGAGTAG
- a CDS encoding maleylpyruvate isomerase family mycothiol-dependent enzyme gives MSEALEQALAEALASLVAAVDTCEEDVLDPDTAVKWLEGSAYILDRLAPADRRRLAGLFRAAALREPAGPWRDDLLKVGDGFGLDEDQHELYCDAVESAVRRFVEAVRTADPAAPVPSCPGWTFADLTRHHGTTHRWITHLVEHRVSERVWPREVRLDVPDDVGEYPDWLAAAAEESLRALRSADPETPMWSPGADQHVRFYARRLLFEAVVHLADAELALGRAPRVEACAAADGIEEFLENLPFFVPVADRVAELGRDGGFGQQGASLRLCATDTGAAWTVVLGGEGGFRWENTARDAAGRAPVEAGSGEAGRGDAAVTVAGPAGELLLLVYGRREAGGAEFTVRGDRVVLDAWLAATVL, from the coding sequence ATGAGCGAGGCGCTGGAGCAGGCTCTGGCGGAGGCGCTGGCGAGCCTGGTGGCCGCGGTGGACACCTGCGAGGAGGACGTGCTCGACCCGGACACCGCGGTGAAGTGGCTGGAGGGCAGCGCCTACATCCTGGACCGTCTCGCCCCGGCCGACCGACGGCGCCTCGCCGGGCTCTTCCGGGCTGCGGCGCTGCGCGAACCGGCCGGGCCCTGGCGGGACGACCTCCTCAAGGTCGGGGACGGGTTCGGGCTCGACGAGGACCAGCACGAGCTGTACTGCGACGCGGTGGAGAGCGCTGTCCGGCGGTTCGTCGAGGCCGTGCGGACGGCGGACCCCGCCGCCCCGGTGCCCAGCTGCCCCGGCTGGACCTTCGCCGATCTGACCCGGCACCACGGCACCACGCACCGCTGGATCACACATCTGGTGGAGCACCGGGTGAGCGAGCGGGTGTGGCCGAGGGAAGTACGGCTCGATGTGCCGGACGACGTCGGGGAGTATCCGGACTGGTTGGCGGCGGCGGCCGAGGAGTCGCTGAGGGCACTGCGTTCGGCCGACCCCGAGACGCCGATGTGGTCGCCCGGGGCCGACCAGCACGTGCGCTTCTACGCCCGGCGGCTGCTCTTCGAGGCCGTGGTGCACCTGGCCGACGCCGAGCTCGCGCTGGGACGCGCACCCAGGGTGGAGGCGTGCGCGGCGGCGGACGGGATCGAGGAGTTCCTGGAGAACCTGCCGTTCTTCGTGCCCGTCGCCGATCGGGTCGCGGAGCTCGGCCGGGACGGGGGGTTTGGCCAGCAAGGCGCTTCCCTGCGGTTGTGCGCCACCGACACGGGCGCAGCCTGGACGGTCGTCCTGGGCGGTGAGGGCGGCTTCCGCTGGGAGAACACCGCGCGCGACGCGGCCGGGCGCGCCCCGGTGGAGGCGGGGTCCGGCGAGGCGGGGCGCGGCGACGCCGCTGTGACCGTGGCGGGCCCGGCGGGGGAGTTGCTGCTCCTGGTCTACGGGCGGCGGGAGGCGGGGGGCGCTGAGTTCACGGTCCGGGGCGACCGTGTGGTGCTGGACGCCTGGCTGGCGGCGACGGTGCTCTGA